In Mycolicibacterium phocaicum, one DNA window encodes the following:
- a CDS encoding anti-sigma factor translates to MPDSYTDDEQQLLDLAYVYALDAVSEAERSDIAGRLGVAAPHTAQAFARIVGDTQETMAVLTAGDTLTPPAELRMRILQAIGIQAAERSSDELALKRTRRRRLLVRLAAAAAVICAIAIGTTVIADRFAEHPAQPTVSQVLANPDIRTYSAPVAGGTITLSASQQANAVVVAMANVPAPPAGHVYQMWFIPASGAPRSAGTMSADTMPPPGGEVIPALDSAAKVAVTVEPGSGSSQPTSSPVVVVSLI, encoded by the coding sequence ATGCCTGACAGCTACACCGACGACGAACAGCAATTGCTCGATCTCGCGTACGTATATGCACTCGACGCGGTGTCCGAGGCCGAACGCTCGGACATCGCCGGCCGCCTCGGCGTCGCGGCGCCGCACACCGCGCAGGCGTTCGCCCGCATCGTCGGCGACACCCAGGAGACCATGGCAGTGCTCACCGCGGGTGACACCCTGACGCCGCCCGCCGAACTGCGCATGCGCATCCTGCAGGCCATCGGCATCCAGGCCGCCGAGCGCAGTTCGGATGAGTTGGCGCTCAAGCGAACCCGGCGACGCCGGCTGCTCGTCCGGCTCGCGGCGGCCGCCGCGGTGATCTGCGCGATCGCCATCGGCACGACGGTGATCGCCGATCGCTTCGCCGAGCACCCGGCACAGCCGACGGTGTCGCAGGTGCTGGCCAACCCCGATATCCGCACGTACTCGGCGCCGGTCGCCGGGGGCACCATCACCCTCAGCGCGTCCCAACAGGCCAATGCCGTGGTGGTGGCCATGGCGAATGTGCCTGCGCCACCGGCAGGCCACGTCTACCAGATGTGGTTCATCCCGGCGTCGGGAGCGCCGCGGTCCGCCGGCACCATGAGCGCCGACACCATGCCGCCGCCCGGCGGCGAGGTGATACCCGCGCTGGACTCGGCCGCCAAGGTGGCGGTGACGGTCGAGCCCGGGTCCGGATCGAGCCAGCCGACGAGCAGCCCGGTCGTCGTCGTCTCCCTGATCTGA
- a CDS encoding SAM-dependent methyltransferase, producing MTNQLHDGAAYDPFLPARWTDIAQVPSGLRTRLGTPVTRALFRAAVRDLPVRVEYPDGTVQGAAGAADPAAPRMLLHRPDDFFGRIANSGLIGFGEAYMVGDWSAPELTAVLTALASRIDTVVPAMFQGLRSVLLPQTPRNHRGAQADTRANIAHHYDLSNELFSMFLDPTLTYSCALFDTLDPPPAWRDLAAAQHRKIDRLLDVTGVGTGTRLLEIGTGWGELAIRAAQRGAHVHTVTLSREQQLLARERIAAAGLSDRITVELCDYRDITGTYDAIVSIEMIEAVGYRYLPAYLRTLERLLAADGRVGLQLITMPHKRMLASRDTYTWVHKYIFPGGFLPSVNLMERSISAHTALRITDRYSFGPHYAHTLRLWLQRFTANSAGADALGFDRIFRRMWRFYLAYSEAGFASGYLDLHQLVLQPKARS from the coding sequence ATGACGAATCAACTCCACGACGGTGCCGCGTACGATCCGTTCCTGCCGGCCAGATGGACCGACATCGCGCAGGTGCCGAGCGGTCTGCGCACCCGGCTGGGTACGCCCGTCACCCGGGCGTTGTTCCGGGCCGCGGTACGGGACCTGCCGGTGCGGGTGGAGTATCCGGACGGCACCGTCCAGGGTGCGGCCGGTGCCGCTGATCCGGCCGCACCGCGAATGTTGTTGCACCGCCCCGACGATTTCTTCGGTCGCATCGCGAACAGTGGCCTGATCGGCTTCGGTGAGGCGTACATGGTCGGTGACTGGTCCGCGCCCGAGCTCACCGCCGTACTCACCGCGCTGGCGTCCCGCATCGACACCGTGGTGCCGGCCATGTTCCAGGGACTGCGCTCGGTCCTGCTACCGCAGACACCGCGCAACCATCGTGGAGCGCAGGCGGATACGCGCGCGAACATCGCCCATCACTACGACCTGTCCAACGAGTTGTTCAGCATGTTCCTCGATCCGACGCTGACCTACTCGTGCGCGCTGTTCGACACGCTCGACCCGCCACCGGCCTGGCGCGACCTGGCGGCCGCGCAACACCGCAAGATCGACCGGCTGCTGGACGTCACCGGCGTCGGGACCGGCACGCGGCTGCTCGAAATCGGCACCGGCTGGGGCGAATTGGCGATCCGGGCCGCGCAGCGTGGCGCGCACGTCCACACCGTCACCCTGTCTCGCGAGCAGCAGCTGCTGGCCCGTGAGCGCATCGCCGCCGCCGGGCTGTCGGACCGCATCACCGTCGAGCTGTGCGACTACCGCGACATCACCGGGACGTACGACGCGATCGTCTCCATCGAGATGATCGAGGCCGTCGGGTACCGCTACCTACCGGCCTACCTGCGCACGCTCGAGCGCCTCCTCGCGGCCGACGGCCGGGTCGGCCTGCAGCTGATCACCATGCCGCACAAGCGCATGCTGGCTTCCCGTGACACCTACACCTGGGTGCACAAGTACATCTTCCCCGGTGGGTTCCTGCCATCGGTCAACCTCATGGAACGGTCGATCAGCGCGCACACCGCACTGCGCATCACCGACCGGTATTCGTTCGGACCGCACTACGCCCACACCCTCCGGCTGTGGCTGCAGCGATTCACCGCGAACAGCGCCGGCGCCGACGCACTGGGATTCGACCGCATCTTCCGGCGGATGTGGCGTTTCTACCTCGCCTACTCCGAGGCGGGCTTCGCCTCGGGCTACCTGGACCTGCACCAGCTGGTCCTGCAGCCGAAGGCGCGATCGTGA
- a CDS encoding glycosyltransferase encodes MHSTRKYDGVDGPKVAIAHDYLTQFGGAEKVVLSMTKAFPDAPLYTMLYDPELTYPEFADLDIRVSALNKVGLARKYHRAALPIYPRVAESMYVDADIVLASCSGWSHGFRTNGKKLIYCYNPARWLYQTEAYLGDHANPIKRLGLKLTKKRLLDWDRRQALAADKYLAISTMISGYVKKAYDIDAEVMFAPVAMSRSYAVEPVEELEDKVDLSDPNGSFYLVVCRLLPYKNVDVIVRAFAGSDRQLVVVGNGPEAERLRSMKTDNVTMLHNLTDGQMAWLYKNCRALMSSSFEDYGLTPIEAGVWGRPSVALRFGGFLDTIDEGTTGLYFDEPQPDSVREALGRFESTTWDQEKIKHHVSQFTEDAFSARLHEAVDKLAGY; translated from the coding sequence GTGCATTCGACGCGCAAGTACGACGGAGTGGACGGGCCGAAGGTCGCCATCGCCCACGACTATCTGACCCAGTTCGGCGGCGCGGAAAAAGTTGTCCTCTCGATGACGAAGGCGTTCCCGGACGCCCCGCTCTACACGATGCTGTACGACCCCGAGCTGACCTACCCGGAGTTTGCCGACCTGGACATCCGGGTGTCGGCGCTCAACAAGGTGGGTCTGGCCCGCAAGTACCACCGGGCCGCGCTGCCGATCTATCCGCGCGTCGCCGAGTCCATGTATGTCGACGCCGACATCGTGCTGGCGAGTTGCAGCGGCTGGTCGCACGGTTTCCGCACCAACGGCAAGAAGCTCATCTACTGCTACAATCCGGCGCGCTGGCTGTACCAGACCGAGGCCTACCTCGGGGACCACGCGAACCCGATCAAGCGCCTGGGTCTCAAGCTCACCAAGAAGCGCCTGCTGGACTGGGACCGCCGGCAGGCGCTCGCGGCCGACAAGTACCTCGCGATCTCGACCATGATCAGCGGCTACGTCAAGAAGGCCTACGACATCGACGCCGAGGTGATGTTCGCGCCGGTGGCGATGTCGCGGTCGTACGCCGTCGAACCCGTCGAGGAGCTCGAGGACAAGGTCGATCTGAGCGATCCGAACGGCAGCTTCTACCTCGTCGTGTGCCGGCTGCTGCCGTACAAGAACGTCGACGTCATCGTGCGGGCGTTCGCGGGTAGCGACCGGCAGCTCGTCGTGGTCGGCAACGGGCCGGAGGCCGAGCGGCTGCGGTCGATGAAGACCGACAACGTGACCATGCTGCACAACCTCACCGACGGGCAGATGGCCTGGCTCTACAAGAACTGCCGGGCACTGATGTCATCGAGTTTCGAGGACTACGGCCTGACCCCGATCGAGGCGGGCGTGTGGGGCCGGCCGAGCGTCGCGCTGCGCTTCGGTGGCTTCCTCGACACCATCGACGAAGGCACCACCGGCCTGTATTTCGATGAGCCGCAACCCGATTCGGTGCGCGAGGCGCTGGGCCGTTTCGAGTCGACGACGTGGGACCAAGAGAAGATCAAGCACCACGTCTCGCAGTTCACCGAGGACGCGTTCAGCGCGCGGCTGCATGAAGCGGTCGACAAGCTGGCCGGGTACTGA
- a CDS encoding Maf family protein, translated as MRLVLGSASSGRLSVLRKAGVEPVVLVSDVDEDAIIASLADASPGDVVRALATAKAQRVADSLDASLSSDCVVIGCDSMLEFDGRLTGKPGYPDVARRQWHSMAGHSAVLHTGHCVLRLTAGAVTDQVTELGSTTVHFGEPSAADLDAYVGTGEPLWVAGAFTLDGLGSWFIDGIDGDPSNVIGLSLPLLRRMLARLGVSVAELWAANRPA; from the coding sequence ATGAGGCTCGTTCTGGGCTCGGCCTCCTCGGGCCGGCTCAGTGTCTTGCGCAAGGCCGGTGTCGAACCGGTCGTGCTGGTGTCCGACGTCGACGAGGACGCGATCATCGCGTCTCTCGCAGACGCGAGCCCCGGCGATGTCGTACGCGCCCTGGCAACAGCCAAGGCGCAGCGGGTCGCCGACTCCCTCGACGCGAGTCTGTCGTCGGATTGCGTTGTGATCGGCTGTGATTCGATGCTCGAGTTCGACGGCCGGCTCACCGGCAAGCCCGGCTACCCCGATGTGGCTCGCCGGCAATGGCACTCGATGGCCGGCCACAGCGCCGTCCTGCACACCGGCCACTGTGTGCTGCGCCTGACCGCCGGCGCCGTCACCGATCAGGTCACCGAACTCGGTTCCACCACGGTGCATTTCGGCGAGCCGAGTGCCGCGGACCTGGACGCCTACGTCGGCACCGGCGAACCCCTCTGGGTGGCAGGCGCTTTCACGCTCGACGGCCTGGGCAGCTGGTTCATCGACGGCATCGACGGCGACCCCTCCAACGTCATCGGCCTGAGCCTGCCGCTGCTGCGCCGCATGCTGGCCCGGCTCGGCGTGTCCGTCGCGGAGCTGTGGGCCGCGAACCGGCCCGCGTAG
- a CDS encoding acyl-CoA carboxylase subunit beta, producing the protein MTSVTEPPVDKAIDIHTTAGKLEDLRRRTEETLHPVGEAAVEKVHQKGKLTARERILALLDEGSFVELDALAKHRSTNFGLADKHPLGDGVVTGYGTIDGREVCIFSQDATVFGGSLGEVYGEKIVKVQELAIKTGRPLIGINDGAGARIQEGVVSLGLYSRIFRNNILASGVIPQISLIMGAAAGGHVYSPALTDFIIMVDQTSQMFITGPDVIKTVTGEEVTMEELGGAHTHEAKSGTVHYVASGEQDALDYVRDLLSYLPPNNYAEPPRLPAPPHPGAVEDNLTEEDLELDTLIPDSPNQPYDMHEVISRILDDDEFLEIQPGYAQNIVIGFGRIDGRPVGIVANQPTQFAGCLDINASEKAARFIRTCDAFNIPIIMLVDVPGFLPGTEQEYNGIIRRGAKLLYAYGEATVAKITVITRKAYGGAYCVMGSKDMGCDVNLAWPTAQIAVMGASGAVGFVYRQELKQAEKDGVDVDALRLQLQQEYEDTLVNPYVAAERGYVDAVIPPSHTRGYIANSLRLLERKVVQTPPKKHGNIPL; encoded by the coding sequence ATGACGAGCGTGACCGAGCCACCGGTGGACAAGGCGATCGACATCCACACCACCGCAGGCAAGCTGGAAGACCTGCGTAGGCGTACCGAAGAGACCCTGCACCCCGTCGGCGAGGCCGCGGTGGAGAAGGTCCACCAGAAGGGCAAGCTCACCGCCCGCGAGCGCATCCTGGCGCTGCTGGACGAGGGTTCGTTCGTCGAACTCGACGCGCTGGCCAAGCACCGCAGCACCAACTTCGGCCTGGCCGACAAGCACCCGCTCGGCGACGGTGTGGTGACCGGCTACGGCACCATCGACGGCCGCGAGGTCTGCATCTTCAGCCAGGACGCCACCGTCTTCGGCGGCAGCCTCGGTGAGGTCTACGGCGAGAAGATCGTCAAGGTCCAGGAGCTGGCCATCAAGACCGGCCGCCCGCTGATCGGCATCAACGACGGCGCCGGCGCCCGCATCCAGGAGGGTGTGGTCTCGCTCGGTCTGTACAGCCGTATCTTCCGCAACAACATCCTGGCGTCGGGCGTCATCCCCCAGATTTCGCTCATCATGGGTGCCGCGGCCGGCGGCCACGTGTACTCGCCCGCGCTCACCGACTTCATCATCATGGTCGACCAGACCAGCCAGATGTTCATCACCGGACCGGACGTCATCAAGACCGTCACCGGTGAAGAGGTCACCATGGAGGAGCTGGGCGGCGCCCACACCCACGAGGCAAAGTCCGGCACCGTGCACTACGTCGCCTCGGGCGAGCAGGATGCCCTGGACTACGTCCGCGACCTGCTGAGCTACCTGCCCCCGAACAACTACGCCGAGCCGCCGCGCCTGCCCGCGCCGCCGCACCCGGGCGCCGTCGAGGACAACCTCACCGAAGAGGACCTCGAGCTCGACACCCTGATCCCGGATTCGCCGAACCAGCCGTACGACATGCACGAGGTCATCTCGCGCATCCTCGACGACGACGAGTTCCTCGAGATCCAGCCCGGCTACGCGCAGAACATCGTCATCGGCTTCGGCCGCATCGACGGCCGCCCGGTCGGCATCGTGGCCAACCAGCCGACCCAGTTCGCCGGCTGCCTGGACATCAACGCCTCGGAGAAGGCCGCGCGGTTCATCCGCACCTGCGACGCCTTCAACATCCCGATCATCATGCTGGTGGACGTCCCGGGCTTCCTGCCGGGCACCGAGCAGGAGTACAACGGCATAATCCGCCGCGGCGCCAAGCTGCTGTACGCCTACGGTGAGGCCACCGTCGCCAAGATCACCGTCATCACCCGTAAGGCCTATGGCGGCGCGTACTGCGTCATGGGTTCCAAGGACATGGGTTGCGACGTCAACCTGGCCTGGCCGACGGCCCAGATCGCCGTCATGGGTGCCTCCGGCGCGGTCGGCTTCGTCTACCGCCAGGAGCTCAAGCAGGCGGAGAAGGACGGCGTCGACGTCGATGCCCTGCGCCTGCAGCTGCAGCAGGAGTACGAGGACACCCTGGTGAACCCGTACGTCGCGGCCGAGCGTGGTTACGTCGACGCGGTCATCCCGCCGTCGCACACCCGCGGCTACATCGCCAACTCGCTGCGTCTGCTGGAGCGCAAGGTCGTGCAGACGCCGCCGAAGAAGCACGGAAACATTCCGCTGTGA
- a CDS encoding DUF1365 domain-containing protein: MSPPQIVRTRIHHARTVPVRHAFTYRSYSWLVDLDAVPELPRLLRRLAGFHAADHAGDPRRTLRENVDAYLGEHGIDLGGGHIRMLANARVFGFVFNPLTVYWCHDAGGALVCAVAEVHNTYGGRHRYLLRADHRGEVVVPKAFYVSPFNPVSGRYVLRVPEPNRGRLGVAVTLLDASGAVVLTATWTGSVHPARPATVLTTALAAPLAPLLVLARIRWQGVRLWARGLPLHPRPQEAAL, translated from the coding sequence ATGAGCCCACCACAGATCGTGCGGACCAGGATCCACCACGCGCGCACCGTGCCGGTGCGGCACGCGTTCACCTACCGCAGCTACAGCTGGCTGGTCGACCTCGACGCCGTGCCCGAGCTGCCCCGCCTGTTGCGGCGGTTGGCCGGGTTCCACGCCGCCGACCATGCCGGCGATCCGCGCCGCACCCTGCGGGAGAACGTCGACGCCTATCTCGGCGAACACGGAATCGACCTCGGCGGCGGCCACATCCGAATGCTGGCCAATGCCAGGGTCTTCGGTTTCGTGTTCAATCCGCTGACCGTCTACTGGTGCCACGACGCCGGCGGCGCGCTGGTGTGCGCCGTCGCCGAGGTGCACAACACCTACGGCGGCCGGCACCGCTACCTGTTGCGCGCCGATCATCGCGGCGAGGTCGTCGTGCCGAAGGCGTTCTACGTCTCGCCGTTCAACCCCGTCAGCGGCCGGTACGTGCTGCGCGTCCCCGAACCCAACCGGGGCCGGCTCGGCGTGGCGGTCACCCTGCTCGACGCGTCCGGCGCAGTCGTGCTGACCGCGACCTGGACCGGGTCGGTCCACCCCGCGCGCCCCGCAACCGTTCTGACCACCGCACTGGCAGCGCCACTGGCGCCGCTGCTGGTCCTCGCCCGCATCCGTTGGCAAGGCGTGCGCCTGTGGGCGCGCGGACTGCCACTGCACCCCCGCCCCCAGGAGGCCGCCCTATGA
- a CDS encoding class I SAM-dependent methyltransferase, protein MSGTHVDVHYKDLDTLWQGYDESVRTLAEREGVKAVAELGGGANPIIGGDDWSFADERVVIDISATELAKANSRVHTRVADLCKPIDNELAAYDLVFSKMLCEHLPDARTFHENCFKLLRPGGLSVHFFPTLFAFPFVVNLLIPEQAARTVISKLQPGRLQNPHHEKFPAYYRWTTGPTQKAIKRYESVGFQVESWSGAYGHGYYRVLPPLDALERAKSRFLLKHPVPALTSFAAVVLRKPA, encoded by the coding sequence ATGAGCGGTACACACGTGGATGTCCATTACAAGGATTTGGACACCCTCTGGCAGGGCTACGACGAGTCCGTCCGCACCCTGGCCGAGCGCGAAGGCGTCAAGGCCGTCGCCGAACTCGGTGGCGGCGCCAACCCCATCATCGGCGGCGACGACTGGAGCTTCGCCGACGAGCGCGTCGTCATCGACATCTCCGCCACCGAACTCGCCAAGGCCAACAGCCGCGTGCACACCCGCGTCGCCGATCTGTGCAAACCGATCGACAACGAGCTGGCCGCGTACGACCTGGTGTTCTCCAAGATGCTGTGCGAGCACCTGCCCGACGCCCGCACATTCCACGAGAACTGCTTCAAACTCCTTCGCCCAGGCGGACTTTCGGTGCATTTCTTCCCGACGCTCTTCGCGTTCCCGTTCGTGGTGAACCTGCTCATCCCCGAGCAGGCGGCGCGCACCGTCATCAGCAAGCTGCAGCCCGGGCGGTTGCAGAACCCGCACCACGAGAAGTTCCCGGCCTACTACCGCTGGACCACCGGCCCCACCCAGAAGGCCATCAAGCGGTACGAGAGCGTCGGTTTCCAGGTCGAATCCTGGTCCGGCGCCTACGGCCACGGCTACTACCGTGTGCTTCCCCCGCTCGACGCCCTCGAGCGCGCCAAGAGCCGTTTCCTGCTTAAGCACCCGGTGCCCGCGCTCACGAGTTTCGCGGCTGTGGTCCTGCGCAAACCGGCGTGA
- a CDS encoding glycosyltransferase has protein sequence MGANTVASLKDYRLVYVGPANHETAVGDYAENLIRALRPHVGELVEHRTLGPGSDSAREILGHRRAVAKLVAGGKPGRVLVHAELAAGAVSAFWSIAGLRGVPVTATVHDPPQGIWWPGRTKFVARHKLVMHGLHYPLRPVSRMLEGAVNGERTLFALSQIGAQSIRDTYPNTDVAYTPYLVCERPRVRPVTERPKAVGFFGHVYRGKGFEQIARIRRELPDDIVIRVAGRGTEALPGGPGVEIVGAVDGAAEDAFFDSVRAVVIPYGKRHFYAETYPASSVAAHAMAYRTPVVCTDYGSLAEFGTETGAVVVPMDSDDPKALPAGFSAAIEALLNDEARLKELETNADRTRQERSPENVAAAYAAKWSEMLTRQGRLH, from the coding sequence ATGGGAGCAAACACAGTGGCTTCGCTCAAGGACTACCGCCTGGTATATGTCGGACCGGCGAACCATGAGACCGCGGTGGGCGACTACGCAGAAAACCTGATTCGGGCACTGCGGCCACATGTCGGCGAACTCGTCGAGCACCGCACGCTCGGGCCGGGTTCCGACAGCGCGCGGGAAATCCTGGGACACCGGCGTGCAGTGGCGAAGCTGGTCGCCGGTGGGAAACCCGGCCGGGTGCTGGTGCACGCGGAGCTGGCGGCCGGTGCGGTGTCGGCGTTCTGGTCCATCGCGGGGTTGCGTGGGGTGCCGGTGACGGCGACGGTGCACGATCCGCCACAAGGCATCTGGTGGCCGGGGCGCACGAAGTTCGTGGCCCGGCACAAGCTGGTGATGCACGGCCTGCACTACCCGCTGCGTCCGGTGTCCCGGATGCTCGAGGGCGCGGTCAACGGGGAGCGGACGCTGTTCGCGCTGAGCCAGATCGGTGCCCAGTCGATTCGCGACACCTATCCGAACACCGACGTGGCGTACACCCCGTACCTCGTCTGCGAGCGGCCCCGGGTCCGCCCGGTGACCGAGCGCCCGAAGGCCGTCGGCTTCTTCGGGCATGTGTACCGCGGCAAGGGTTTCGAGCAGATCGCGCGCATCCGCCGGGAGTTGCCCGACGACATCGTGATCCGGGTGGCGGGCCGGGGGACCGAGGCGCTGCCCGGTGGCCCGGGGGTGGAGATCGTGGGTGCCGTCGACGGTGCCGCCGAGGACGCGTTCTTCGATTCGGTGCGCGCCGTGGTGATTCCGTACGGCAAGCGCCATTTCTACGCCGAGACCTACCCCGCGTCGTCGGTCGCCGCGCACGCCATGGCGTACCGCACCCCGGTGGTGTGCACCGACTACGGCTCTCTGGCCGAGTTCGGCACCGAGACCGGCGCGGTCGTCGTGCCGATGGACTCTGACGACCCGAAGGCGCTGCCGGCCGGGTTCTCGGCGGCCATCGAGGCCCTGCTCAACGACGAGGCGCGGCTCAAGGAATTGGAGACGAATGCCGACCGGACGCGCCAGGAGCGGTCGCCGGAGAACGTCGCCGCCGCCTACGCCGCAAAGTGGTCGGAGATGCTGACGCGCCAGGGCCGGCTGCACTGA
- a CDS encoding acyl-CoA carboxylase subunit epsilon, whose product MSGDVQTSEAEASVEAPVAPLFQVVKGNPSDEELAALVTVLASASGGGAAEAGDRNDWGHPVSKLRYAYTSWQLVTLVERTFIRR is encoded by the coding sequence GTGAGCGGCGACGTGCAGACCTCTGAAGCCGAGGCCTCCGTGGAAGCGCCCGTCGCGCCGCTGTTCCAGGTCGTCAAGGGCAACCCGTCCGACGAGGAACTCGCCGCTCTGGTGACGGTGCTGGCCAGCGCCTCCGGTGGCGGTGCCGCCGAGGCCGGCGACCGCAACGACTGGGGCCACCCGGTCTCCAAGCTGCGGTACGCCTACACCAGCTGGCAGCTGGTGACGTTGGTGGAGCGCACCTTCATCCGTCGATGA
- a CDS encoding NAD(P)/FAD-dependent oxidoreductase, with protein sequence MRRIAVIGSGISGLTAAWVLARDAEVTLFEAQPRCGGHAHTHELAARRGGTDVVGVDSGFIVHNDRTYPTLLRLFAELGVRTQESDMSMSVCCEGCGLEYAGAKGLKGLFATPGALVSPRYLRLLAEVTRFHRLARAELARGVADGQTLGEFLGAAGFSRYFVAHFMVPLVAAVWSCPPDVALDYPVGYLLAFLDHHGMLTVFGSPTWRTVTGGSARYVEAVTARLPSVRLGVPVRAITRNSDGVLVRDDADRVEQFDAAVIATHPNQALSILDQPTADEIEILGALRYSINHTVLHTDTSLLPRRRGARASWNYRMPSCTVQSDEVLVSYDLNRLQRLDGSTDRRFVVTLGGGTRVDPGQVIATMLYDHPQYSPEFRAAQQRLHTLGDHRVAFAGAYHGWGFHEDGAVSGVVAAERLGGSWSGAVPPLLRPAGNVA encoded by the coding sequence GTGCGGCGGATTGCAGTGATCGGGAGCGGCATATCGGGGCTCACCGCGGCCTGGGTGCTCGCCCGCGACGCGGAAGTCACCCTGTTCGAGGCACAACCGCGATGCGGTGGTCACGCCCACACGCATGAGCTGGCGGCACGCCGCGGCGGCACCGACGTCGTCGGCGTCGACTCCGGCTTCATCGTGCACAACGACCGCACCTATCCCACTCTGCTGCGACTGTTCGCCGAACTCGGTGTCCGGACACAGGAATCCGACATGTCGATGTCGGTGTGCTGCGAAGGCTGCGGCCTGGAGTACGCCGGCGCGAAGGGGCTGAAGGGCCTGTTCGCCACGCCGGGCGCGCTGGTCTCGCCGCGCTATCTGCGTCTGCTCGCCGAGGTGACGCGCTTCCACCGGCTCGCCCGCGCCGAGCTGGCGCGCGGCGTGGCGGACGGGCAGACCCTCGGCGAATTCCTCGGGGCCGCAGGGTTTTCCCGCTACTTCGTCGCGCATTTCATGGTGCCGCTGGTCGCCGCGGTGTGGTCGTGTCCCCCGGACGTCGCGCTCGACTATCCGGTCGGCTACCTGCTGGCGTTCCTCGACCATCACGGGATGCTGACGGTGTTCGGGTCACCGACCTGGCGGACGGTGACGGGAGGCTCCGCGCGGTACGTCGAGGCGGTCACCGCGCGGCTGCCGTCGGTACGCCTCGGCGTACCCGTACGCGCCATCACCCGCAACTCCGACGGCGTGCTGGTGCGTGACGACGCGGACCGCGTCGAACAGTTCGACGCGGCCGTCATCGCGACGCATCCGAATCAGGCCCTGTCGATCCTGGACCAGCCGACGGCGGATGAGATCGAGATTCTCGGCGCCCTGCGGTACTCGATCAATCACACTGTGCTGCACACGGATACGTCACTGCTGCCGCGACGCCGTGGCGCTCGTGCGTCGTGGAACTACCGGATGCCGTCGTGCACCGTCCAGTCCGACGAGGTCCTGGTCAGTTACGACCTCAACCGGCTGCAGCGACTCGACGGGAGCACCGACCGGCGGTTCGTGGTGACGCTGGGCGGCGGCACCCGGGTCGATCCGGGTCAGGTCATCGCCACCATGCTCTACGACCACCCGCAGTACTCCCCCGAGTTCCGCGCCGCACAACAGCGCCTGCACACGCTCGGTGATCACCGCGTGGCGTTCGCCGGCGCGTATCACGGCTGGGGCTTCCACGAAGACGGCGCGGTGTCCGGCGTCGTCGCGGCGGAACGACTCGGCGGCAGCTGGAGCGGTGCGGTGCCACCTCTGCTGCGGCCGGCGGGGAATGTGGCATGA
- the sigK gene encoding ECF RNA polymerase sigma factor SigK, with protein MSTPSGSDGLRQIDAVPAQPCDDSPMVGEPDRVALLTAIADGDSAAFAEFYDLTSPRVFGLAYRVVRDRTLAEDVVQEVFLQVWSSAARQYDPALASPIGWLMTLTHRRSIDRVRSEQSAADRNHVYGASSLGREHDSVADEVGQRLDEQEVTDCLDGLTAVQREAIGLAYYSGHTYREVAEHLAVTLPTIKARIRDGLIRLKNCLGVGTDA; from the coding sequence GTGAGCACGCCGTCCGGATCCGACGGGTTGCGTCAGATCGACGCGGTTCCCGCGCAGCCGTGCGACGATTCACCGATGGTGGGTGAGCCGGACCGCGTAGCTCTGCTCACCGCGATCGCCGACGGCGACAGTGCGGCTTTCGCCGAGTTCTACGACCTGACCTCGCCACGGGTGTTCGGCCTCGCCTATCGCGTCGTGCGGGACCGGACCCTGGCCGAGGACGTCGTGCAGGAGGTGTTCCTGCAGGTGTGGTCGTCGGCGGCACGGCAATACGACCCCGCGCTGGCCAGCCCGATCGGCTGGCTGATGACGTTGACCCACCGCCGCAGTATCGATCGGGTCCGCTCCGAACAGTCGGCCGCCGATCGCAACCACGTCTACGGCGCCTCGAGCCTGGGCCGCGAGCACGACAGCGTCGCCGATGAAGTGGGACAGCGACTCGACGAGCAGGAGGTCACCGACTGCCTCGACGGACTGACCGCCGTCCAGCGGGAAGCCATCGGCCTGGCGTACTACAGCGGCCACACCTATCGGGAGGTCGCCGAGCACCTCGCCGTCACGCTCCCCACCATCAAGGCCCGAATCCGGGACGGCCTGATCCGCCTGAAGAACTGCTTGGGGGTGGGCACCGATGCCTGA